A stretch of the Pan troglodytes isolate AG18354 chromosome 20, NHGRI_mPanTro3-v2.0_pri, whole genome shotgun sequence genome encodes the following:
- the ZNF506 gene encoding zinc finger protein 506 isoform X3, producing the protein MKRHEMIAKPPVMYSHFAQDLWSEHSIKDSFQKVILRRYEKCRHDNLQLKKGCESVDECPVHKRGYNGLKQCLTTTQRKILQCDEYVKFLHKFSNSNKHKIRDTGKKPFKCIEYGKTFNQSSTRTTYKKIDAGEKRYKCEECGKAYKQSSHLTTHKKIHTGEKPYKCEECGKAYKQSCNLTTHKIIHTGEKPYRCRECGKAFNHPATLFSHKKIHTGEKPYKCDKCGKAFISSSTLTKHEIIHTGEKPYKCEECGKAFNRSSNLTKHKRIHTGDVPYKCDECGKTFTWYSSLSKHKRAHTGEKPYKCEECGKAFTAFSTLTEHKIIHTGEKPYKCEECGKAFNWSSALNKHKKIHIRQKPCIVKNVENLLNVPQPLISIR; encoded by the coding sequence tTATGTATTCTCATTTTGCCCAAGACCTTTGGTCAGAGCACAGCATAAAAGATTCTTTCCAAAAAGTGATACTAAGAAGATATGAAAAATGTAGACATGAcaatttacagttaaaaaaagGCTGTGAAAGTGTAGATGAGTGTCCAGTGCACAAAAGAGGTTATAATGGACTTAAACAATGTTTGACAACTACCCAGAGAAAAATACTTCAATGTGATGAATATGTGAAATTCTTGcataaattttcaaattcaaaCAAACATAAGATAAGAGATACtggaaaaaaaccttttaaatgtATAGAATATGGGAAAACTTTTAACCAGTCTTCAACCCGTACTACATATAAGAAAATTGATGCTGGAGAGAAAcgctacaaatgtgaagaatgtggtaaAGCCTATAAGCAGTCCTCAcaccttactacacataagaaaattcatactggagagaaaccctacaaatgtgaagaatgtggcaaagcctatAAGCAGTCCTGTaaccttactacacataagataattcatactggagagaaaccctacagaTGTagagaatgtggcaaagcttttaaccacCCCGCAACCCTTTTTtcacataagaaaattcatactggagagaaaccatacaaGTGTGataaatgtggcaaagcctttattTCATCCTCAACCCTTACTAAACatgagataattcatactggagagaaaccctacaaatgtgaggaatgtggcaaagcttttaaccgtTCCTCAaaccttactaaacataagagaattcatactggagatgTACCCTACAAATGTGACgaatgtggcaaaacctttaCCTGGTACTCAAGCCTCTCTAAACATAAGAGagctcatactggagagaaaccctacaagtgtgaagaatgtggcaaagcctttactgCATTCTCAACTCTAACTGAACATAAGATAattcacacaggagagaaaccgtacaaatgtgaagaatgtggcaaagcttttaactgGTCCTCAGCCcttaataaacataagaaaattcatattaGACAGAAACCCTGCATAGTGAAGAATGTGGAAAATCTTTTAAATGTTCCTCAACCCTTAATAagcataagataa
- the ZNF506 gene encoding zinc finger protein 506 isoform X4 yields the protein MYSHFAQDLWSEHSIKDSFQKVILRRYEKCRHDNLQLKKGCESVDECPVHKRGYNGLKQCLTTTQRKILQCDEYVKFLHKFSNSNKHKIRDTGKKPFKCIEYGKTFNQSSTRTTYKKIDAGEKRYKCEECGKAYKQSSHLTTHKKIHTGEKPYKCEECGKAYKQSCNLTTHKIIHTGEKPYRCRECGKAFNHPATLFSHKKIHTGEKPYKCDKCGKAFISSSTLTKHEIIHTGEKPYKCEECGKAFNRSSNLTKHKRIHTGDVPYKCDECGKTFTWYSSLSKHKRAHTGEKPYKCEECGKAFTAFSTLTEHKIIHTGEKPYKCEECGKAFNWSSALNKHKKIHIRQKPCIVKNVENLLNVPQPLISIR from the coding sequence ATGTATTCTCATTTTGCCCAAGACCTTTGGTCAGAGCACAGCATAAAAGATTCTTTCCAAAAAGTGATACTAAGAAGATATGAAAAATGTAGACATGAcaatttacagttaaaaaaagGCTGTGAAAGTGTAGATGAGTGTCCAGTGCACAAAAGAGGTTATAATGGACTTAAACAATGTTTGACAACTACCCAGAGAAAAATACTTCAATGTGATGAATATGTGAAATTCTTGcataaattttcaaattcaaaCAAACATAAGATAAGAGATACtggaaaaaaaccttttaaatgtATAGAATATGGGAAAACTTTTAACCAGTCTTCAACCCGTACTACATATAAGAAAATTGATGCTGGAGAGAAAcgctacaaatgtgaagaatgtggtaaAGCCTATAAGCAGTCCTCAcaccttactacacataagaaaattcatactggagagaaaccctacaaatgtgaagaatgtggcaaagcctatAAGCAGTCCTGTaaccttactacacataagataattcatactggagagaaaccctacagaTGTagagaatgtggcaaagcttttaaccacCCCGCAACCCTTTTTtcacataagaaaattcatactggagagaaaccatacaaGTGTGataaatgtggcaaagcctttattTCATCCTCAACCCTTACTAAACatgagataattcatactggagagaaaccctacaaatgtgaggaatgtggcaaagcttttaaccgtTCCTCAaaccttactaaacataagagaattcatactggagatgTACCCTACAAATGTGACgaatgtggcaaaacctttaCCTGGTACTCAAGCCTCTCTAAACATAAGAGagctcatactggagagaaaccctacaagtgtgaagaatgtggcaaagcctttactgCATTCTCAACTCTAACTGAACATAAGATAattcacacaggagagaaaccgtacaaatgtgaagaatgtggcaaagcttttaactgGTCCTCAGCCcttaataaacataagaaaattcatattaGACAGAAACCCTGCATAGTGAAGAATGTGGAAAATCTTTTAAATGTTCCTCAACCCTTAATAagcataagataa